CCACGCGGAAGTCGATCTTACCCTTCTGAATCTCGCGGACGGCATCGCCGACCTTCGGGGTTACGGTGCCTGCTTTGGGGCTGGGCATGAGGCCGCGCGGGCCGAGCACCTTCCCGAGCTTACCGACTTCGCCCATCATGTCCGGTGCGGCGACCGCAACATCGAAGTCCGTCCAGCCGCCGCTTACTTTCGCGACCAACGCTTCAGCGCCGGCTTCCATCGCGCCGGCGTCCATTGCGGCGGCCTGTTGTTCGGCCTGTTTGCAGAACACGATTACACGGACTTTCTTGCCGGTGCCGTGGGGGAGGGAGACGGTCCCGCGGACCATCTGTTCCGCGTGGCGCGGGTCTACGCCGAGGTAGAATGCGAGTTCGATCGTTTCGTCGAACTTGGCGGTAGCACATTCCTTCACGCCCGCCGCGGCGTCAGTGAGATTGTAGACGGTTTTTTGCCGCGCTTTTTGCTGGTTTGCGGCGGTACGC
This genomic window from Candidatus Hydrogenedentota bacterium contains:
- a CDS encoding 50S ribosomal protein L1 is translated as MPRLSKRTAANQQKARQKTVYNLTDAAAGVKECATAKFDETIELAFYLGVDPRHAEQMVRGTVSLPHGTGKKVRVIVFCKQAEQQAAAMDAGAMEAGAEALVAKVSGGWTDFDVAVAAPDMMGEVGKLGKVLGPRGLMPSPKAGTVTPKVGDAVREIQKGKIDFRVDKNANMHVPVGKASFTAKQIEENAAAVIGAVVKARPSACKGTYLRSCTISSTMGPGFRLDAGALAGQMGKTED